A window of the Nibribacter ruber genome harbors these coding sequences:
- a CDS encoding DUF7948 domain-containing protein, with protein MHLLSLLSVFSLLWQTLAWAPAKNTTPAIAPTPFVVAPASQGEDARALEFTENKGQWPKQVRFSAAVPGGRLFLQGNAFVYALQEPLPDTHGQPTTSDNAPLSDASPQRRKGHAYTVTLQGATVGPNVQGQEQAPGVSNFYLGNNPARWGKGARNFRKVTYQNVYTGIDMAWYEKDGQLKYDFLLAPGAKSQSIQVKYEGASRLSLQNGNLVIATTVGQVTEHQPVAYQITNNQRIPVSCQYVLEGQTLRFSFPDGYDQNLPLVIDPVVEFSTFSGSTADNWGYTATYDSQGNMYSGGIADFVGYPTSPGAFQETYMGAWDMAIIKYKTSVSGPAARLYATYLGGGDTESPHSLVVNAQDELLVLGTSSSIDFPTSATAYDRSFNGGVSTSPLGGGGNPIYSNGSDLVITRLSQNGENLLASTFLGGSNNDGLLERFQTASPSLVRNYGDQYRGDIITDAAGNVYIASNTASADFPKPNGLNFAFAGGTNDAVVVKLSPDLSSLVWSNLYGGTGTDAAYSIQLDKALNVYVAGGTTSLLVPGAGLGLHPSTRGVQTGLWRSSTPMAKAWPGPLSWAPLCMTKPISCS; from the coding sequence TTTGGCAAACGCTTGCCTGGGCACCCGCTAAAAACACGACACCTGCTATTGCGCCTACGCCGTTTGTGGTGGCCCCGGCTTCTCAGGGAGAGGATGCGCGCGCACTGGAGTTTACAGAAAACAAGGGACAGTGGCCCAAGCAAGTCCGTTTTTCGGCGGCCGTGCCCGGTGGGCGGCTGTTTTTACAGGGCAATGCGTTTGTGTATGCCTTGCAGGAGCCGCTACCTGACACCCACGGCCAACCAACAACTTCTGACAACGCTCCCTTAAGCGATGCCTCCCCCCAGAGGAGAAAGGGGCACGCGTATACCGTCACCTTACAAGGAGCCACCGTGGGTCCCAACGTACAAGGCCAGGAACAGGCGCCCGGCGTGAGCAACTTCTATCTGGGCAACAACCCCGCCCGCTGGGGAAAAGGCGCTAGAAACTTCCGGAAGGTCACCTACCAAAACGTGTACACCGGCATTGACATGGCCTGGTATGAGAAAGACGGCCAACTGAAGTACGATTTCCTGCTTGCCCCCGGCGCTAAGTCCCAGAGCATACAAGTAAAATACGAAGGCGCCTCCCGGCTGTCTTTGCAGAACGGAAACCTGGTTATTGCCACCACTGTGGGCCAGGTAACCGAACATCAGCCGGTGGCTTATCAAATAACCAACAATCAGCGCATTCCGGTCTCCTGTCAGTACGTTCTGGAGGGCCAGACCCTGCGGTTCAGCTTCCCTGACGGCTATGACCAAAACCTGCCGCTGGTCATTGACCCGGTGGTGGAGTTCTCTACTTTCTCTGGCTCAACCGCCGACAACTGGGGCTACACCGCTACCTATGACAGTCAGGGCAACATGTATTCGGGGGGCATTGCTGATTTTGTGGGATATCCTACCTCGCCGGGCGCCTTTCAGGAGACTTACATGGGCGCCTGGGACATGGCCATCATCAAATACAAAACCTCTGTCTCTGGCCCTGCGGCCCGTTTGTACGCAACCTACCTGGGCGGCGGCGACACAGAATCTCCGCATAGTTTGGTGGTTAACGCACAGGATGAATTACTGGTACTGGGCACGTCCAGCTCTATTGACTTCCCAACTTCTGCCACCGCCTATGACCGTTCCTTTAACGGCGGCGTATCTACTTCACCGCTGGGCGGCGGCGGAAACCCTATTTACAGCAATGGCTCTGATTTGGTCATCACGCGCCTGAGCCAGAACGGAGAGAACCTGCTGGCCTCTACCTTTTTGGGAGGCAGCAACAATGACGGATTATTAGAGAGGTTTCAGACAGCGTCCCCTTCATTGGTGCGCAACTACGGAGACCAGTACCGCGGGGACATCATCACAGATGCGGCTGGCAACGTGTACATTGCCTCCAACACGGCGTCTGCGGATTTTCCCAAACCCAACGGCTTGAACTTTGCCTTTGCCGGCGGCACCAATGATGCGGTGGTGGTGAAACTTTCTCCTGATTTGAGCTCCCTGGTGTGGAGTAATTTATACGGAGGAACGGGTACAGACGCGGCCTATTCCATCCAGTTAGACAAGGCCCTGAACGTATACGTGGCCGGCGGAACCACTAGTTTGCTGGTGCCTGGGGCGGGCTTGGGCCTGCATCCTTCCACCCGGGGGGTACAGACGGGTTTGTGGCGAAGTTCAACGCCAATGGCAAAAGCCTGGCCGGGGCCACTTTCCTGGGCACCTCTGTGTATGACCAAACCTATTTCTTGCAGTTAG